A genome region from Chlorobaculum tepidum TLS includes the following:
- a CDS encoding sulfurtransferase TusA family protein, producing the protein MSGIASDLELNCEGLNCPLPILKTKKAIDNLQSGQVLKMIATDPGSVNDMASWAKRTGNDLIEHTEDGGKHIFYIKKK; encoded by the coding sequence ATGAGCGGAATCGCAAGTGATCTGGAGCTGAACTGTGAAGGCCTGAACTGTCCTTTGCCGATCCTCAAGACCAAAAAAGCCATCGACAACTTGCAGAGCGGCCAGGTGCTCAAAATGATCGCCACCGATCCCGGTTCGGTCAACGACATGGCGTCATGGGCGAAGCGTACCGGCAACGATCTGATCGAGCACACCGAAGACGGTGGCAAGCATATTTTTTATATCAAGAAAAAATAA